Below is a genomic region from Medicago truncatula cultivar Jemalong A17 chromosome 3, MtrunA17r5.0-ANR, whole genome shotgun sequence.
gtatattttttagaaGTTAGGGATTAAAATAGATATAActctattattaattaaagagaaaattggagaaataaaagtaattataaaattaaattggagACTAAATATAACCCTAGTTTTGAGACAACTTTTGTGTGTAAATGTACCATTTATTAATTGGTGGAATTTATGAGTAATActtgttttttaataataaagataTGGATTATAGAAGTGATAATGATATTTGCTTGTACCATTTACAATGGCTTGTTGAATGccatattcaacatgttgagaCTATTGGAGAAGGCTATTGAATATGAGGGAAGAGGGCAGAGGTGTTGAAGaggttcaacatgttgaaagcCTGACCCACAGTGACATGTGGCTTGTTACGATTGGctgcttggatttttatcttcttaataatttggactcaattattttatagcaaataattttattttttttatttttttaccaaaattcgtgatttttttttctctacaaatagaaacttggatcatttgatttggacacaaaaaaaatcaaatttttcactttcttgatcttattattagcatttcttttgaagttttagtctttgtttagtaaaatggatctcaataataatcaattcaacacctaaaattcttctgattattcatttagctaccaaaatcccaacaattatcaacagccaaatcaattttccaaccaacatcttcaaaacccaaatcaattttaagttatacttaaataattacttgtgtgttgtaTGATTAGTTTGTCGTCTtccattttaagttatttgtgtgtcgcgtgtttagtttgttgtcttgcattttaagttatttgtgtatcgcattttaagttaagaaaataaaaataaattattttacaaaattttgtttttccaaaaaaactaaaaaataaatagttgattgtattattttaatttaattataatcgataattttatgtaattataaaaacaaaaatataaaattaaataagaataagaaataaaaggaggtggggtagggtgttgaatgaaaaaaccattggagaggtaaaaattgaatggatgttgaattatgagagagaaaatgatttgaagtgttgggaattgaaaaagtgggtgttgaagggtgttgaatttttttttaccattgtaCATGGtcttatgataaaattttaaaccaACATTAGTAAAATAGAAAAGCAAACTTGCATAGAGACAGAGAGTAATCTCCCATTTTGAGGATGGGTCAAATTTGCTTTTAGAGTGCTTCCATTTTTGTGAAGGAAAGAACGGGGACAGTTGACACAGTTGATCCAATTACGTATATTaatgcgtaattttgagtttaaatatcttgaataatatattagaaaaaattatgaaaatttgatattttgaaaatactcatcgagacgaatctaacgacatcttatatgatattatttatctttgtatattagtagaaaaatatgatcaaagtaaattaagtcaaaattgcacattttcaaacaggtTATTTATTgtgggacggagagagtactATTTAGCTCCGTGCACCTATATGGTATGGTATACACTATACACTAGTAAAACCAAACCAAGAAGTGAATAATAAAGTGACAATACAGCATTCATATTTCAGAATCAAACCCAAACCAAATAGTCATTTGATTAAATTCTCAATCAACATTATGACTACGAGTTTACATGTAGTATTGGACAAGAACAACAAGAAGCAACAGGACTtgttataaaaagagacaagATAGTAGTAAAAGAGagacaagaaaacaaaatttataacaTTTAACGTTGGAGTCAGGGCCGTTCCTACGAATCCGGAGGCTTGGTCCCATAAGTGAAAAGAGGcccgtaataaaataaaaatatatattttttaaaagctaCATCCAAAGGTGAAAATCACTGCCATATACACGAGGGCCACAAACCACCCTCTCAAAGAAACACCCACCTGACACCAAAAGCAAGAGGATCCAATTCTAATAGGCCGAAAACAAGACAACATAAAAGGAAAGCGGAAACCTGCACAGAACCACCAAAAGCCATGCGCCCACAAAGAAAAAGAGTGCAAGAATGTGAAAAATTAGAACAAAGAATGAATGTTTATAccaaaagagaggaaaaagaagagaattTTGAAGTGAAAATTTGTGTTATCTATTGAAGAGAGCCAGAGAATATGTGTTATCTATTGAAGAGAGTCACAGAATCTGTGTTATCTATATATTAAAGCTGTGTTGAGAATTTGCGGTTGCCTGGTCTGAAATCGAATCAGAGAAGAAGAAAACGGAAGTTCGATGGAGTGGTGGTGTGATGGAACGCGTGGTACTGGTAtcagaagagagaaagagattaAGGAAAAACATTACGTGTGGTATCAGAGCTGTcgtaaggaatttttttttagtggggCAGTACTTAGTAgtactacttttggtccctattgttaattttttattttttaatgaaattgtgcagaaatgtgtaaaatattctaaaaaaattcctaaaaaaattagaattttatataacaaaacacaaattaaatataaatttttaaccgtaaaaaatataaaaattcatgttttttttttagtggggCAGTACTTAATAGTActacttaactaaaaaaaataaaaaattgaggcTCATACCTTGGGGAGGCCCAACTCTATTGAGCGGTTTGCACACTTCAAAGGCCAGCCCTGGTTGGAGTACATTTTACTCGCATCTATGTCATAATTGTGCTTACAATATGAAATTTATGACTCGCAATTGgtatctttttttaatagattaaTTTGCATCAACTATAAATTAATATGCAAaagataagataaaataaatccaaaattaagttttgtaataaataaaaggcttaattgcacatTTCCCCTATAGTttgtcaattgtgcgattttgcatcccatagttttaaacgagcgattttgacccctatagttttccccctttctgattttatggtccccatgacatttagtgttgatatgtctgttttttatcaattaacgtgtgtcacgtgtgtaattccattttttaaaaaataaaaaaaatggtatttttcagattttgagagaaggaggcacgtgatatttcttcttaaaatctgaaaaatcacgtgctcattctctcaaaatctgaaaaaatactattttttatttttttaaaaatggaattacacacgtggtacacattaattgataaaaaaaccagcactaaatgtcatggggatCATAAAATCAGAAAAGGGAAAAACTATAGGGGaaaaaatcgctcgtttaaaactatggggtacaaaatcgcacaattaacaAACTATAGGgaggaaaagtgcaattaagcctaatatgAACTTATTCATAATGAGATCCTAATTAACTCaaatctaattaattaaaacgTAAACTTATTCCATAATATCCTTTTTGGACTGTCTCTATCCAGCTGAGTCACCACTGCCTAGTAGTATGTTACCCAGTCCCACACCACAATCTTGTTGCAGACAGGCCACTCCTCGTAATCATATCATCTGTAGCAAGCAATTCCTAGCCTGTAAGGAAAGGGAAATTATTATTGACTTTGGAATTTCCTACCAATAGATAACTGCTCCTGCAGGCACCTGTATGACTTTCGAAATTATTATTGACTTTGGAAAAAGGAAAGGGaaattgatttattaaaaagttaaatatgtttttggtccctataaatatgtcaacttttcgttttaattcctctaaaaatttccttcaacttttagtccatataaaattttcaatcactacttttggtccctattgttaatttttttttttttttttttaatgaaattgtgcagaaatgtgtaaaatattctaaaaaaattagaattttatataacaaaacacaaattaaatataaatttttaaccgtaaaaaatataaaaattcatgtttttttaaaaaattctaaatttttttttggagtgattcttataatattttgaatttatctgaaaatttttattaaaaaaatatgaaatctacatatgagtttactttaaaagagggaccaaaagtgaagattgaaaattttatagggactaatagttgaaggaaaattttagagggattaaaatgaaaagttgacatatttatagggaccaaaaacataattaaatcttTATTAAATGgttgattaaattttattttgaaacaaaatgatgacataaaattaattgtatcataaaaatatttatttatgctaAAATTAAGtgtaataaaattttaatgctTAAGAGAGCAGATTTTAATTCAAAAGTCTCTTAAGAGAGTGAGCATATTTTCCCTTTATATTTACAATTCATTGTAGGGAAGTTTGTATTTTAACATTTGGAGGTTGTGAGtgtaattgaatatttttttagggggtgGAGTGTAGTTTACTAAAATATATAGACGGGTGGATTCCTTATATCTTCCTAAATGTCTTCACTCTAGAGATGTTCGTGATGCGGTTCAAATCacgttgttatttatttttaaagaatcaTCTCATTGTTATTAAAATAGAGTGGTGTcgtgatttatttttagttagaAACAATGTATCCACAATATTGAATTTATAGAAATGTTTcttattttagaaataatttaagaaacGAGCAATTCATCGTCAATAAATTTTGATTCAGTTGATAAGAAATTGACTTCGCAGTATAACTCGCACAaactttattatattaaaaaacatacatcaaaaaaagaaatttaacaaaagagaaaaataagtcaAGGTAGTTTGtgaaaaactatttatttattttatgtaaataaataagtttttatttattattcataagctttTCGAAGTAGTATATGAAAAAACTAGCttatgaatatataatttttgttagcgagaatttaaaaattaacataaaagcttatttatttgcataacttatttattatcataagctcaaaaatagaCATATCCAATCAGACCCTAAGTTTAGAACTACTCAAGAGTAGCTATTCCCCACATTAACCATGTTTACTCGAAGCAAAGGATCTTGAATTTTGCTCTTCCCCCTGCACAAAACACTCGCGCCCTGTAGCCATGTCCAAAATGaccctgcgtgagttaagtcacgcagcgtgacttaactcacgcagggtCATTTTGGACATGGCTGTAGGGCGCGAGTGTTTTGTGCAGGGGGAATAGCAAAACTCAAAGATCTTTGATACATTTGAATTGAGTACGATACTACCACAGCTGAGGTAACTTCAATATCCAGAACGAAATCTGCCTAGATGTTTGAGAGCAAATGGGAATTTAACTACGGATAATCATGGACAAGTATGAGTAAAAATATCATCAACGTAGACTAAATTTTAGCAAAGCATGAACAAGTCTTTCATATCAAGCCTTCGCAATCCTTCTCAAGGACATAAAGATTTCTATGGAAACGACACGCATAAGTAATATATTCTGGATAACCATTTACGTTAAGCCTTCACTGTGACTTGATGGTTATAAAGAGTATAATCTTAAATTTGAAAGAGATCAAGTATAATCTTAATTTTGAAATAGAGCTATTTcatatcattaaattttaaattcagTTGCAAGAGTAGCCTAATTCATCAAAATAGTATTTGTAAATTGATGTATGTTTAAAATTAGTCAGTTTAAACAGAAAGTATATCATCTCCTTTTAGCTCTTTGAAAATAGTCAAACAATGACaaatatattttccaaaataCGATAATTTAGCGATTGTGTGATACTTCTTTTTTATAGCACAGTCACGTACGAAATGCGACTAAGTTCTCTGAGTTacttatataattaaaaatcaaaatgtgaAATAACTCACTTTTATCAaatttcatgttatttttttgttgccgACTATAATGATTTTCAAGCTTAACTGAATTTTTGTCACAAGTGAAGACTAAGGATTAACAGTGTCTAGAAGAAACATAAAATAGATATATGTACTCGACACAACTCAAGGAAATCCATAATACCAGcactaatttattaaaatcagaAAGAAAATCCGGATAATATAAAAGTTTCAGTTGGTTAATGTGTACCAAAGATATAGCCTGTTGATTTTAAGAACCACAGTGAAGTTGTGATAATTTCCCAACAACTTCCAGGCTTTCAGCAAAGCCACAAACATAAGTGAATCTCCTCAACAAATTTATGTATTTAACACTACCTTACTCCGCTCCAGCTCTTTGGATAAAAAACAATCAATATCCCACttcaacaaattttcaaaaacattcAATCTTGGATCCGAAGATTTCAGAATTCGCTATCGCAATTAGTAACCAAAGTAACGAGGTCTAAATACGTTCATGTTGTTGAAACCAAGCAAGCAGTGACAGCGAAGTATTGACTAACCCTACCCAAAATCATCTCCCCATTAGGAGGCTAAATTTTATAAATCATCAAGGTCCCCAATCCACACTGAACATTCTAACGAAAAACTATTATGTAGATTATTAACAATTTGAGTTTGATAACCATTAAGTCATTGTGAAGGCTGAACTTTCAATCATGCCAAACATTGCTGCAGAAGGGAATAAGCtactcatcttcatcttcatcaaaatccCTAACCTTCACATCTGCATCTTCTCCATACTGAATGCAGTTGTCGATTTGAGCCAATACATATTGTATGCTGTAAATGAGAAGAATTGAACACTAAGTACAAAACAAAAGCTGTGTTTGGGAGCTAGGGAAGGACTACAGAAAGTCATAAACAGATGTAATCTTGGAAAGAATGGCAGACatctaaaatacaaaatagacacgAAAATAGCATGGGCTTTAAAGACGATTGATGTAGTTCATTTCAGTAATTTATTAAACTACCATTATGGCTTTTCAAGAGCTCTCTTTTGTTAATCAAGATTAACTGAAATTCCAGTGAGTTTTGAAATTAATGAACATAAACCCACTCTGAAGcatattgaaaataaatcaagaaCAAGTGCTTTCAAGAccatgttcaaaaaaaaaaaaaagtgctttCAAGACCTGCCATCCTCtttcctaaaaagaaaaatgacccGCCATCCTCAATAGGAGGAAAGCTGAATTCATGGTTGAACAAATAGTTAAGAATCCCATGATCAAAACAATATACCCAAAACGTGTTTATCTAATAAAAACTAGAAAATGATCAAAAGTCTATTGCACTCTTGGGCTATGTTTGGGAGTTTAGGAGGGGAGGGGGTTTGGGAAAAAGGACGAAGAAAGGGAAAGAAGGATAGTCCCATAAACTTGATTGAATAGGAGGCTTATTCTTCACAATACAAAACCTCCTTAGTATGgcgaactaaaaaaaaatgcattggaGAAGGATATTGGAGGGCCAAAtgctttcaatatttttataactcaattaaaaatttattaatcatAAGGATTTTCTTCACATTCTCTACAAAAACGCTGAAATAAGGAAGGAAAATTTCTCTCTTATTTCCTCTCCCCCCTGCCaccaaagccctcccctccaaactcccaaacaaagccttagtatTTGAACttgggcctaactcaacccACAAAAGTTTGAAAGATAAAATTTCGCAAGCCTTATAACTTATAAGCACAACTTAGCCATATCTACAAGCTATGTGAGATCACAACAAACACAGTCACACTCATCTGAAGTGTGGAAAATGCAAGTGGCCCAATAACAAAGATCTTTGAGGATTTCTTTTTAGGCTCCTTCAATATCTCTTTTGACTGAAAAATGTCCTCCGGGAGTTACCTACCAGAGGTGttaaaattgaaaggaaaaaatgcCCTCCGGGAGTTATCTCCCAAATTTTTAGGGGACTTAAGAGACATTTGGGGGGGAGGGGAGTAAAAAGAACTGCTAGAGATCTTTACACGTCCTCTCATGCTCGTGATTGGGAATTTAAAGCATGAACAAATGCAAGTAGCTCGATAACACAGAACTTCAAACACCCTCTTCACGCACCAAGAAAACAAATAGGgcgcggttatggtgcataaggaaatccttatgcatcctgcataaatccagaaatggtttctgtgagttgtactccaaaaccattagatgtacttaatggtttccagcaccctgcataaaattatgtcaaaaccatttttctgtggaaatggtttttgtgagttgtactccaaaaccatttctggatttatgcagggtgcataaggatttccttatgcaccataaccgcacccaTCTCAACAGATACTAGCACCGAGGCAACGATGGAGAGTAACATGTTTTACTCAAACAGCCAAAGTACTAAACGACAAGGAAATGCAGCTTTGAGAACTATTAATTCCAGGGCACATCATGATACTTAATTTCATATACCAAAATATATAGAAAGAATGAAgataaaaacaatcaaatcagtcATATTTTATTGGCTTTTGAAAATTCAACCCTTTGACAGGAGTTTCCAGTAGCATCAAAAACACGATCTACAAGAACCATAATTTGAGTTCAACTTAATTTAGGCCAtgctttttcattaaaaacaatttaCAACAGTTTATAcccttcaattttaatattttagccTCGACAATATTTACTCAAAATACAATGAACATTTAACTAGAGCAAGAGATAGCATATACCTTATATGATAACAATAtaacatcattaaaaaaatgaacagGAAGAAAATTTAAGCAGCAGAAAGATAGAAGTGTTTACCTTTTATCCTTCCTCAAGTCCAGTGGTATAAAACTCACCATGCTATAACTACTTACCTGTTGCAaaaggaataaataaataagctgATGGaattgaaaacaaagcattgcATAACTTAACTAACGCCTAGGAAGCGTCAGCAGTAAGAGAATAATCAGAAATGTAAGTTCCAAAATTGGAGTCATATGCAAATGAGATGAAATGGAACTTTCAATCCTTTCTAAAATTAGGAATGGACAAATGATGAAACCACCACTCCTTTCCCATTACATTTACACAAAAATGGGATGTTGATCGGTACCACGTATTTTAAGAGAAAACAAACAGAAACCAAAAACACTCCCAAGACATTCATAACCCACACATGTATTTTAAGTTGCCAAAGATAgacttataaacaaaaatatgcaTGTTGATCTGTACCACGTAATTATGGCAGGAAAATCGTTAAACTAAAGAGAAATATCTTGAAGAAGTGATGAATGTGCGTGCTGCAGTGACTAAAGATGAGAAACTTCACGAACATGATTATACAATGAGGTCAGTGTACTGGATACACGACTTGTTtcagccaaaaaaaaaaggaaaaaatatattggCCATCGGAAATtactctatttttaaaaaaaatgacccACTACAGCTATGTGAAAATCATTGTTAGGCATGCACGCAGCCAAAATATCAtagcaaaaaaatgaaaatcaccCTCGGAATCTTCCTTGGAATGCAATCAACATCCATGCTTACTAGACATCAACACAGTATTGCCTtgctttttcaaaataaaatcaattcaaatactATATAGACCATTATCTATAAAAATCAACTTCATTTCAGTCCAAAACTGCAAAACTGTTCATTGCTTGTCAATggtaaaaaccaacaaaaagaaTGCATACTTTACAATATTACTGGCAGGGGGATATATTCTTAAAATAGCCATAGGTTACCCACCAGTTCAATCAAAGATTTATTCAACTTTGCATACTGAGGAGCCATCCGTTTATTCAATTCAGATAGTAGAAAGGTGGGTTCTGGATCCAAGAATCTaggagcaaaaaaaaaatactatattagAATTTGGATAAATAAAGCAGTCGaaacaaataaatgaaagaaattaagTGACAGTAATTACTCTTCAAGATCCTTTTTGTTAGTCACAAGGTCCATTTTTGAGAGGATATTGACATGAGGGAGTTCAAGTTGAACCATTGCAGAAAGGGAAGCCATGCATCCACTTATAAATTTGGTCACATCTACCATGAACtgcaatattttaaattattagttaACAAAGATAACAAGACAACAATAATGGAAAGTCTAAAGGAATGTGAGTGAGTCAATAGCTTAAAGGGAAGCATGATTTAAACAAAAGTTGCAAAACTGCGGAGACTATCACCCACCTGTGAATCAAGCAAGTACACAACACAGACATTAAAATTTCTTCGTTTCAAATGTTCAACAAAGTTCCGGAATACCGGCACATGTGAATAAAGTTCTATCTGCCCTGCAAAACATTACAAGAATAAGTTGATTAATCACATTTTGTTAAGCCAGTTGCAACCAAAAAACTtaataaacaattttaataGAATTAACTTTAGGTACACAAACTAGCCCTGTAACAATCTTGTTCTAAAAGGACAAATATTAGACTAAGCGGTAATTTTATTATGCTACGGATTCTATTTTTGTGGCCTTGCACACTCACGTGACTGCAATTTATACAACATTATCACCTTATAGTAACACAACTCTCAAAATTGCAATCTTTGGATACTgat
It encodes:
- the LOC11442198 gene encoding GPN-loop GTPase 3, with the protein product MGYAQLVIGPAGSGKSTYCSSLYQHCETVRRSIHVMNLDPAAENFDYPVAMDVRELISLDDVMEELGLGPNGGLVYCMEHLEDSLNGWLDEELDNYLDDEYLVFDCPGQIELYSHVPVFRNFVEHLKRRNFNVCVVYLLDSQFMVDVTKFISGCMASLSAMVQLELPHVNILSKMDLVTNKKDLEEFLDPEPTFLLSELNKRMAPQYAKLNKSLIELVSSYSMVSFIPLDLRKDKSIQYVLAQIDNCIQYGEDADVKVRDFDEDEDE